The following coding sequences lie in one Musa acuminata AAA Group cultivar baxijiao chromosome BXJ1-8, Cavendish_Baxijiao_AAA, whole genome shotgun sequence genomic window:
- the LOC135587473 gene encoding probable aquaporin TIP1-1, which produces MPFSQIAIGRPEEATHPSALKAALAEFICTLIFVFAGQGSGMAYNKLTSDGAATPAGLIAAALAHGFALFVAVSVGANISGGHVNPAVTFGAFVGGNITLLRGILYWIAQLLGSTVACLLLRFSTGGLETGTFGLSGVSAWEALVLEIVMTFGLVYTVYATAVDPKKGSLGTIAPIAIGFIVGANILVGGPFSGASMNPAVSFGPALVSWSWTHQWIYWLGPLIGGGLAGIVYEFFFISHSHEQLPTTDY; this is translated from the exons ATGCCGTTCTCTCAGATCGCCATTGGACGTCCGGAGGAGGCAACTCACCCGAGTGCACTCAAGGCCGCGCTCGCTGAGTTTATATGCACCCTCATCTTCGTCTTCGCCGGCCAAGGCTCCGGCATGGCCTACA ACAAGTTGACGAGCGAcggggcggcgacgcccgcgggactGATCGCGGCGGCGCTGGCGCACGGCTTCGCCTTGTTCGTGGCGGTGTCGGTGGGGGCTAACATCTCCGGCGGGCACGTGAACCCGGCGGTGACCTTCGGAGCGTTCGTGGGCGGGAACATCACGCTGCTGCGGGGCATCCTCTACTGGATCGCGCAGCTGCTGGGCTCCACCGTGGCCTGCCTCCTGCTCCGCTTCTCCACCGGCGGGCTCGAGACCGGCACCTTCGGGCTGTCCGGGGTGAGCGCGTGGGAGGCGCTGGTGCTGGAGATCGTCATGACCTTCGGCCTCGTGTACACCGTCTACGCCACCGCCGTGGACCCCAAGAAGGGCAGCCTCGGCACCATCGCCCCCATCGCCATCGGCTTCATCGTGGGCGCCAACATCCTCGTGGGCGGGCCCTTCAGCGGCGCCTCCATGAACCCCGCCGTGTCCTTCGGCCCGGCCCTCGTCAGCTGGTCCTGGACCCACCAGTGGATCTACTGGCTCGGTCCACTCATCGGCGGCGGCCTCGCCGGGATCGTCTACGAGTTCTTCTTCATCAGCCACTCCCACGAGCAGCTCCCCACCACCGACTACTGA
- the LOC135587472 gene encoding E3 ubiquitin-protein ligase RZFP34-like — translation MELGAGQYGCSHYRRRCKIRAPCCGEVFDCRHCHNDAKNLLKVDLRDRHEIPRHQVQKVICSLCNTEQDVQQYCTECGGCMGKYFCAKCKFFDDNVSKKQYHCDGCGICRTGGEENFFHCDRCGCCYSNSLMDSHRCVERAMHHNCPVCFEYLFDSTKDISVLPCGHTIHLECVKEMRQHSQYSCPVCSRSVCDMSSVWKKLDQEVASIPMPEIYHNKMVPILCNDCGKKSSVRYHVLAHKCPGCSSYNTRQTRDGPSTCVTV, via the exons ATGGAATTGGGAGCCGGGCAGTACGG CTGCTCGCACTACAGGAGGAGATGCAAGATTAGGGCGCCGTGCTGCGGCGAGGTGTTTGATTGCCGGCATTGCCACAATGACGCCAAA AATTTGCTTAAGGTCGACCTGCGTGATCGGCATGAGATTCCTCGCCATCAAGTACAAAAG GTTATATGCTCTCTGTGCAACACAGAGCAAGAt GTCCAACAATATTGCACAGAGTGCGGGGGTTGCATGGGAAAATACTTCTGTGCTAAGTGCAAGTTCTTTGATGACAAT GTCTCTAAGAAGCAGTATCACTGTGATGGATGTGGCATCTGCAG AACCGGGGGTGAGGAGAATTTTTTCCACTGTGATCGATGtg GTTGTTGTTATAGTAACTCGCTGATGGATTCACATCGGTGTGTTGAAAGAGCAATGCACCACAACTGTCCAGTTTGCTTCGAG TACCTGTTTGACTCGACGAAGGATATCAGCGTTCTGCCTTGCGGTCACACGATACATTTGGAGTGTGTGAAGGAGATGAGGCAGCATTCCCA GTACTCCTGCCCTGTCTGCTCAAGATCAGTTTGTGATATGTCCAGTGTCTGGAAGAAGCTTGACCAAGAG GTTGCTTCCATACCAATGCCGGAAATATATCATAACAAGATG GTCCCAATACTCTGCAATGACTGTGGAAAGAAGTCTAGTGTCCGATATCATGTCCTGGCTCACAAGTGTCCAGGCTGCAGCTCTTACAATACCAGACAAACAAGAGATGGTCCGTCCACATGTGTAACAGTCTGA
- the LOC135588979 gene encoding zinc finger protein ZAT5-like: protein METPEEAMAYSNSSDSASNDEFVHAVVKGKRTKRQRTQPPPVLSMAVADSLSASSAEAASGTVTEEEEDMANCLILLAQGRTLDAGPNLEEQKGDAGGVVAGGSGSERFTSRRLAEGATTTNGKAGIYVYECKTCNKCFPSFQALGGHRTSHRKTKLAAGTTAEEKKLAAGDDILQISMNSFSKPIAGSGQTNTKPKVHECSICGSEFSSGQALGGHMRRHKPLGAADSQEAKKDKSFLSLDLNLPAPADDGLQRPPSPTLSLASKRPLIFRASASALVVDCHY from the coding sequence ATGGAAACTCCGGAGGAAGCCATGGCTTATTCCAACAGCAGCGACAGCGCATCCAATGATGAATTCGTTCATGCAGTAGTTAAAGGCAAGCGCACCAAGCGCCAGAGGACACAGCCGCCGCCTGTGCTGTCCATGGCTGTCGCCGACTCGCTATCGGCCTCCTCGGCCGAGGCCGCCTCCGGGACCGtcaccgaggaggaggaggacatggCCAACTGCCTCATCCTTCTTGCCCAGGGCCGAACGTTGGACGCCGGGCCCAATCTAGAAGAGCAGAAGGGCGATGCCGGCGGTGTTGTCGCCGGCGGCAGCGGGTCCGAGAGGTTTACCAGCCGAAGACTCGCGGAGGGGGCCACGACGACCAACGGCAAGGCTGGAATTTACGTGTATGAGTGCAAGACATGCAATAAATGCTTCCCGTCGTTCCAGGCGCTCGGCGGACATCGGACCAGCCACAGGAAGACCAAGCTAGCCGCCGGGACGACCGCGGAGGAGAAGAAGCTGGCGGCCGGCGACGATATCCTTCAAATCAGTATGAATTCCTTCTCAAAGCCGATCGCGGGCAGTGGGCAGACGAACACGAAGCCGAAGGTCCACGAGTGCTCGATATGCGGATCAGAGTTCAGCTCCGGTCAGGCGCTCGGAGGCCACATGAGGCGGCACAAGCCGCTGGGCGCCGCAGACAGCCAAGAAGCCAAGAAGGACAAGAGCTTTCTTTCGTTGGATCTGAACCTCCCCGCTCCCGCAGACGACGGGCTCCAGAGGCCGCCTTCGCCGACGCTCTCATTGGCCAGCAAGCGCCCGCTCATCTTCCGGGCGTCGGCATCGGCCTTGGTGGTCGACTGCCATTACTAA